Proteins from a genomic interval of Lolium perenne isolate Kyuss_39 chromosome 1, Kyuss_2.0, whole genome shotgun sequence:
- the LOC139833223 gene encoding uncharacterized protein codes for MEQEVAGAVGRCPHVGAAGHGRPLAVRFCAEAVSCEVIRWRTPLPRASAETKVAEVDEFYIAQCLGPSFDGFVFLPADETRGGVVMAWDTSMIQINHVSFDTFAITGEVTARDDSKWWLTIVYGPQAAEEKVMFLEELSERRSLCPGPWVVAGDFNMILNASEKNNENLDRGMMQRFRAFVHEHELKDLYMQGRAFTWSNERERATLTRIDRVLVSVDWDLQHFDSVLQGLSSSVSDHAPLHLALNAAFRPKRRFKFENFWLKLEGFDEAVRNAWVCDPDIVDPFRKLDALFGNAAEYLQSWGQKRVGNIKLNIAIANTLILRLDVAQERRVLAPREIWLRRMLKQAVLGLASLERTMARQRSRIRWLKDGDANTAFFHAVANGRRVKNHIAAVKVGDELVTDQGLKVVAFTEAYSQLLGQVQTREHSINLDELDIPTAELQDLDVMFTEEEVWGVVKDLPPR; via the exons ATGGAGCAGGAAGTTGCGGGCGCCGTTGGCCGATGCCCCCACGTCGGAGCCGCGGGTCACGGGCGCCCGCTGGCCGTCCGCTTCTGCGCCGAGGCAGTCAGTTGCGAGGTGATTCGCTGGAGGACGCCGCTGCCGCGCGCCTCTGCCG AAACTAAGGTTGCGGAGGTGGATGAGTTTTATATTGCACAGTGTTTAGGGCCGTCCTTTGACGGCTTTGTGTTCTTGCCAGCGGACGAGACGAGAGGAGGTGTGGTGATGGCTTGGGACACCTCAATGATCCAGATTAACCATGTAAGCTTTGATACTTTCGCCATAACAGGCGAAGTCACAGCTAGAGATGATTCCAAATGGTGGCTTACTATAGTGTATGGGCCCCAGGCGGCTGAGGAGAAAGTCATGTTTCTTGAGGAGCTTTCGGAGAGGAGGTCGCTATGCCCCGGCCCCTGGGTGGTTGCGGGAGATTTTAACATGATTCTTAATGCCTCGGAGAAAAATAATGAGAACCTGGATAGGGGTATGATGCAGCGTTTCAGGGCCTTTGTGCATGAGCATGAGTTGAAGGACCTCTACATGCAAGGTAGAGCCTTCACTTGGAGTAATGAGCGGGAGAGAGCTACCCTTACACGCATTGACAGGGTGTTGGTCTCTGTGGACTGGGATTTGCAACACTTCGACTCAGTTCTACAGGGGCTGTCATCATCAGTATCAGACCATGCACCACTCCACCTTGCCCTAAATGCGGCGTTCCGGCCGAAAAGAAGGTTTAAATTTGAGAACTTTTGGCTCAAGTTGGAGGGGTTTGATGAGGCGGTGAGGAATGCCTGGGTCTGTGACCCTGATATCGTTGACCCCTTCCGGAAGCTGGATGCTCTATTCGGGAATGCTGCTGAATATCTGCAGTCCTGGGGGCAGAAGAGAGTGGGGAACATTAAGCTGAACATTGCGATTGCTAACACCCTGATCCTACGCCTTGATGTGGCTCAGGAGAGGCGTGTTTTAGCCCCTAGGGAGATTTGGTTGAGGAGGATGCTTAAGCAGGCCGTTCTTGGGCTTGCTTCTTTGGAGCGGACCATGGCAAGGCAAAGGTCGAGGATTCGCTGGTTGAAAGACGGAGATGCCAACACAGCTTTTTTCCATGCAGTCGCCAATGGGAGAAGAGTGAAAAACCATATTGCTGCGGTCAAGGTTGGCGACGAGCTGGTTACGGACCAGGGCTTGAAAGTGGTGGCCTTCACCGAGGCATACTCCCAGTTGTTGGGACAGGTTCAGACTAGAGAGCATTCTATTAACCTGGACGAGTTGGATATCCCCACCGCTGAGCTTCAGGACTTGGATGTCATGTTTACAGAGGAGGAGGTGTGGGGGGTGGTCAAGGACCTCCCCCCCAGATAG